The following are encoded together in the Drosophila biarmipes strain raj3 chromosome 3L, RU_DBia_V1.1, whole genome shotgun sequence genome:
- the LOC108028442 gene encoding prostaglandin D2 receptor: MESTTPALEQWLANSTTTAAPQKALYANKNSLIIGVFVMGLGVFGNSLALFILARKKLNKNSKYTLMLRCLATNNLVALLGMLTTTLLKMYLSKEVVQSYIRVDCVGLVVWRFFGLSSGCIAAVMAAERWMALARPFIYHKHITYELIRKSINSILIVAVVITFLPLLGFGAYIDDSSPEKLKCMRYRDAPGVWNKSYAVLFMVFGTLLCIVIVACNLFVAHTLLCVIGRTRTAKRHMHYDLVSGDKNSAISIDPESSSGTTLYQTQLSSGSGGSHRGVHPTRQFRHSVSVTMAATDSSPVEIKFAKLMAFLSISFVICWMPQMIAIPLAIAPDRLPATNKFFMIADVLTALHFTSDPYVYVLSRSKSINWSLLGCIKRWRSGWRPGGLRRSQSDQSRMRTTMTEANTLEFN; the protein is encoded by the exons ATGGAGTCCACAACACCTGCGCTGGAGCAGTGGCTGGCGAACAGCACCACCACTGCGGCGCCCCAAAAGGCCCTCTATGCGAACAAGAACTCCTTGATCATCGGCGTCTTTGTCATGGGCCTGGGCGTTTTCGGCAACTCGCTGGCCCTCTTTATCTTGGCGCGCAAGAAACTGAATAAAAACAGCAAATACACGCTCATGCTGCG ATGCCTGGCCACCAACAATCTGGTGGCTCTGCTGGGGATGCTGACCACAACGCTGCTGAAAATGTACCTTTCGAAGGAGGTTGTACAGTCCTATATCCGAGTGGACTGTGTGGGGCTCGTGGTGTGGCGCTTCTTCGGCCTGAGCTCCGGATGCATTGCGGCAGTCATGGCAGCGGAAAGGTGGATGGCCCTGGCAAGACCCTTTATTTACCACAAG CACATCACCTACGAGCTGATCCGCAAGAGCATCAACAGCATACTGATCGTGGCCGTCGTCATCACGTTCCTGCCTTTGCTTGGTTTTGGCGCCTACATTGATGACTCGAGTCCGGAAAAGCTTAAGTGCATGCGGTATCGCGACGCGCCGGGAGTGTGGAACAAGTCGTACGCGGTGCTGTTCATGGTCTTCG GTACCCTCCTTTGCATTGTGATCGTGGCCTGCAACCTGTTCGTGGCACACACTTTGCTCTGCGTCATCGGAAGGACTCGAACGGCCAAGAGGCACATGCACTACGACCTGGTCTCCGGGGACAAGAACAGTGCGATCAGCATCGACCCGGAGAGCAGCAGCGGCACCACTCTCTACCAGACGCAGCTGAGCTCCGGCAGCGGAGGAAGCCATCGCGGCGTCCATCCAACGAGGCAGTTCCGGCACAGCGTCAGCGTCACGATGGCGGCCACAGATTCCTCCCCGGTGGAGATCAAGTTCGCCAAGCTGATGGCGTTCCTCAGCATCTCGTTCGTCATCTGCTGGATGCCTCAGATG ATTGCTATCCCATTGGCCATCGCCCCAGACCGCCTGCCCGCAACGAATAAGTTCTTCATGATCGCCGATGTGCTTACGGCCCTGCACTTCACCTCGGACCCGTACGTCTATGTGCTGAGTCGATCCAAGTCCATCAACTGGTCGCTGCTGGGCTGCATCAAGCGCTGGAGGAGCGGCTGGCGTCCGGGCGGACTTCGCCGGTCCCAGAGCGACCAGAGCCGCATGCGCACCACGATGACGGAGGCGAATACTCTGGAGTTCAACTAG
- the LOC108028440 gene encoding zinc finger protein on ecdysone puffs isoform X4, whose amino-acid sequence MFYCHLCKKHMWDANSFENHIKGRTHLMMREGIEESYRLKANMIRQEAKIAEQLKSIEFDRLKRMGKSKQRQLDYCTMCDLNFHGHISTHRKSEGHLQLKKFLHPKCIECNKEFATRIDYDTHLLSAEHLKKAAESNTKVGERKRQTLPISTEEEETRDLRLPQKRKKKPAKKEGEAADGEAKKEGAADGEAAEGDEAEGDEAKEGEEAADETKEGEELNESQEEEEVALPVDPEDCILDFTDGDEIPSEVDTRLPKYNWQRAVGPGLISKLECYECSVCSKFFDTEVTAEIHSRTATHHRNFLKFINEKSSDTKIAQKRAAAALEENERKKRKIEETEAPATEGTAEEATEGAEGELYDPSEATGDDDDVEMVEDNPEGEGEGEGEGEGEGDEEVEGEAEEDGAGQNNGEEEMEAQDEEQEGEPEPEPEPSPAKTAAPVEPAPVTKTPAKAPAKAAAPAAAATPAAAATTPDASPSPAKKATPGRAAAGPKATPQRQRARGRYNRY is encoded by the coding sequence ATGTTCTACTGTCATCTGTGCAAGAAGCACATGTGGGACGCCAACTCGTTCGAGAACCACATCAAGGGACGCACCCATCTGATGATGCGCGAGGGCATTGAGGAGAGCTACCGCCTCAAGGCCAACATGATCCGCCAGGAGGCCAAGATCGCCGAGCAGCTCAAGTCGATCGAGTTCGACCGCCTGAAGCGCATGGGCAAGAGCAAGCAGCGCCAGTTGGACTACTGCACCATGTGCGACCTGAACTTCCACGGTCACATCTCGACCCATCGCAAGTCGGAGGGCCATTTGCAGCTGAAGAAGTTCCTGCACCCCAAGTGCATTGAGTGCAACAAGGAGTTCGCGACGCGCATCGACTACGACACTCATCTGCTGTCCGCCGAGCATCTGAAGAAGGCCGCCGAGAGCAACACCAAGGTGGGTGAGCGCAAGCGCCAGACGCTGCCCATCAGCACCGAGGAGGAGGAAACTCGCGATCTCCGCCTGCCCCAGAAGCGCAAGAAGAAGCCCGCCAAGAAGGAGGGCGAAGCCGCCGACGGCGAGGCCAAGAAGGAGGGAGCAGCCGATGGCGAGGCTGCCGAGGGTGATGAAGCCGAGGGCGATGAGGCCAAGGAGGGCGAAGAGGCCGCCGACGAGACCAAGGAGGGCGAGGAGCTCAACGAGagccaggaggaggaggaagtgGCCCTGCCTGTGGATCCCGAGGACTGCATCCTCGACTTCACCGACGGCGACGAGATCCCCAGCGAGGTGGACACCCGCCTGCCCAAGTACAACTGGCAGCGGGCAGTCGGTCCCGGCCTGATCTCCAAGCTGGAGTGCTACGAGTGCTCGGTGTGCAGCAAGTTCTTCGACACCGAGGTCACCGCCGAGATTCACTCGCGCACGGCCACCCATCACCGAAACTTCTTGAAGTTCATCAACGAGAAGTCGAGCGACACCAAGATCGCCCAGAAgcgcgctgctgctgccctgGAGGAGAACGAGCGCAAGAAGCGCAAGATCGAGGAGACAGAGGCCCCGGCCACCGAGGGCACCGCCGAGGAAGCCACCGAGGGAGCCGAGGGTGAGCTGTACGACCCGTCGGAGGCCACCGGCGACGATGACGACGTAGAGATGGTGGAGGACAATCCCGAGGGAGAGGGCGAGGGTGAGGGCGAGGGCGAAGGCGAAGGCGACGAGGAGGTCGAAGGTGAAGCCGAGGAAGATGGCGCCGGCCAGAACAACGGGGAGGAGGAGATGGAGGCTCAGGATGAGGAGCAGGAGGGCGAGCCAGAGCCCGAACCGGAGCCATCTCCTGCCAAGACTGCGGCTCCCGTTGAACCAGCACCCGTGACCAAGACGCCAGCCAAGGCGCCGGCCAAGGCAGCTGCTCCGGCCGCTGCTGCCACGCCCGCCGCTGCGGCGACGACACCGGATGCCTCACCATCGCCGGCCAAGAAGGCGACTCCCGGTCGCGCCGCTGCCGGACCCAAGGCCACACCGCAACGCCAACGCGCCCGCGGTCGCTACAACCGCTACTAA